In a genomic window of Corynebacterium choanae:
- a CDS encoding uracil-xanthine permease family protein yields the protein MSVIPHWTVHGDGRHITPGGVVAPEERLSWPRTIGIGMQHVIAMFGATLLVPTLTGFPVNTTLLFSGLGTIIFLLVTRNRLPSYLGSSFAFIAPLMATAGEGIGTQIGSILVAGLVLIGIGVVVKAAGQRALDAVMPPAVTGAIVALIGLNLAPVAAADFAKQPAVAVVTLAGILLASIAGRGMLARLGILTGVVIGWIYAASTGQLTDESMQAVRDAAWIGLPTFHSPQFQLSAILVTLPVCIVLIAENVGHVKAVSAMTGRNMDDLAGDALIADGLATTLAGGFGGSGTTTYAENIGVMAATKVYSTAAYWVAALTAIALAFVPRFGAVINTLPPGVMGGATIVLYGLIGMLGVRIWQDNKVDFNNPVNLMAAAVALIAGIGNLTLSIFGLELQGIAWGSAGIIILYPILLALYNKMGEGQLLAKRAR from the coding sequence ATGAGTGTCATTCCCCACTGGACCGTCCACGGTGACGGTCGTCATATCACCCCGGGCGGGGTTGTCGCCCCGGAAGAACGTCTCAGCTGGCCGCGCACAATCGGCATCGGCATGCAGCATGTTATCGCCATGTTCGGGGCAACGCTGCTGGTGCCAACATTGACTGGTTTCCCAGTAAACACCACCCTGTTGTTCTCCGGGTTGGGAACTATCATCTTTTTGCTGGTAACCCGCAACCGGCTTCCTTCCTATTTAGGTAGCTCCTTTGCTTTCATTGCCCCACTGATGGCCACCGCCGGGGAGGGGATCGGTACCCAAATCGGTTCGATTCTGGTTGCTGGTCTGGTGCTCATCGGTATCGGTGTGGTGGTGAAAGCTGCTGGGCAACGTGCCCTCGATGCTGTCATGCCGCCTGCTGTAACAGGTGCGATCGTGGCGTTGATCGGATTGAATCTCGCTCCTGTGGCTGCTGCTGATTTTGCGAAACAGCCAGCAGTAGCAGTAGTTACCCTGGCCGGAATTTTGCTTGCTTCGATCGCGGGTCGCGGCATGCTTGCCCGCCTGGGGATTCTCACCGGTGTGGTCATTGGTTGGATCTATGCGGCATCCACTGGACAGTTAACGGACGAGTCGATGCAGGCAGTCCGCGATGCAGCCTGGATTGGTTTGCCAACATTCCACAGCCCACAATTCCAGCTTTCCGCCATTTTGGTGACGCTGCCTGTGTGCATCGTGCTCATCGCGGAGAATGTGGGGCATGTGAAAGCGGTGTCTGCAATGACTGGCCGCAATATGGATGATTTAGCCGGCGATGCGCTGATTGCCGACGGGTTGGCGACAACACTCGCTGGCGGTTTTGGTGGATCGGGTACTACCACCTATGCAGAAAACATTGGGGTGATGGCCGCAACCAAGGTGTATTCCACTGCCGCCTATTGGGTTGCTGCACTTACCGCAATCGCGTTGGCGTTTGTTCCCCGGTTTGGGGCAGTGATTAACACGCTGCCGCCTGGGGTGATGGGTGGTGCAACCATTGTGTTGTACGGTTTGATCGGTATGCTCGGCGTGCGAATCTGGCAGGACAACAAGGTGGACTTCAACAATCCGGTCAACCTGATGGCTGCCGCTGTTGCTCTGATCGCCGGGATCGGCAACCTTACGCTCAGCATTTTCGGCCTCGAACTGCAAGGCATCGCCTGGGGCTCGGCGGGCATTATCATCCTGTATCCAATACTGCTTGCCCTCTATAACAAGATGGGCGAAGGACAGCTGCTGGCCAAACGTGCCCGCTAG
- the hflX gene encoding GTPase HflX → MKETTEKILADAFHDHQPVAERATDKDNSPIEQSSTSPQVTEASLPTVGDLDLEARSSLRRLARTSNTHTTEQDDGYDVEYRKLRLEKVVLVGVWTSGTTAEIEASLAELQALAETAGSQVCDLLYQKRDKPDAGTYIGSGKVDELKTIVQATGADTVICDGELSPGQMIALEKALDVKVIDRTMLILDIFAQHAKSREGKAQVALAQLEYLITRVRGWGGALSRQAGGRAGSNGGVGLRGPGETKIEADRRRLRQEMARLRHQLKGMKTAREVKRAKRQASVIPKIAIAGYTNAGKSSLINAMTGAGVLVEDALFATLDPTTRRAQLADGRSVVFTDTVGFVRHLPTQLVESFRSTLEEVVEADLVLHVVDGSDAFPLKQIDAVNQVISEIVREQGVVAPAEIIVVNKIDAADPLTLAHLRHALDDAVFVSAKTGEGIKELHARVEVFLNTLDVHGVYLIPFTRGELVAKLHQEATVLAEEYTADGTRLEVRAPQSVAASLAEFAIDGQDSTEALATPVDADVDTDPATQH, encoded by the coding sequence ATGAAAGAAACAACAGAGAAAATCCTCGCCGACGCATTCCACGACCACCAGCCTGTTGCGGAACGCGCAACCGACAAGGACAACTCGCCCATAGAACAATCTTCCACGAGTCCGCAGGTCACCGAAGCTTCACTGCCGACAGTCGGTGATCTTGACCTGGAAGCCCGCAGCTCTTTGCGGCGACTGGCGCGCACCTCTAACACCCACACCACTGAACAAGATGACGGCTACGACGTCGAATATCGCAAACTTCGCCTAGAAAAAGTTGTGCTGGTTGGGGTGTGGACCTCAGGGACGACCGCAGAGATCGAAGCAAGCCTGGCAGAGCTCCAAGCGCTAGCAGAAACCGCCGGATCCCAGGTCTGTGACCTGCTCTACCAAAAACGCGACAAGCCAGATGCTGGCACCTATATCGGTTCCGGCAAAGTTGATGAACTCAAAACCATTGTGCAAGCAACCGGTGCAGACACCGTGATTTGCGACGGTGAACTTTCCCCAGGGCAGATGATCGCCCTTGAAAAAGCGCTGGACGTCAAAGTTATTGACCGCACCATGCTGATTCTCGACATTTTCGCTCAACATGCAAAGTCCCGGGAAGGTAAAGCCCAGGTTGCGTTGGCACAGCTCGAATATCTCATTACACGCGTTCGCGGTTGGGGTGGAGCACTGTCACGGCAAGCTGGCGGCCGTGCCGGTTCTAACGGTGGCGTGGGATTGCGCGGCCCTGGTGAGACGAAGATTGAAGCTGATCGTCGTCGACTGCGGCAGGAAATGGCTCGTCTGCGGCATCAGCTGAAAGGTATGAAAACCGCCCGTGAGGTCAAACGGGCAAAGCGTCAAGCCTCGGTGATCCCGAAAATTGCGATCGCCGGCTACACCAACGCTGGTAAATCCTCTCTCATTAATGCGATGACCGGCGCTGGTGTGCTTGTCGAAGATGCGCTGTTTGCCACGCTCGATCCAACGACCCGGCGCGCCCAACTTGCCGATGGCCGCTCGGTGGTGTTTACCGACACTGTGGGTTTTGTGCGACATCTGCCCACCCAGCTGGTGGAATCGTTTCGTTCGACGTTGGAGGAAGTCGTCGAAGCCGATTTAGTACTCCATGTGGTCGACGGTTCAGATGCGTTTCCGTTGAAACAGATTGATGCTGTCAATCAGGTCATCAGTGAGATTGTTCGTGAACAGGGTGTGGTTGCCCCCGCGGAGATCATTGTGGTGAACAAGATTGATGCGGCCGATCCGTTGACGTTGGCCCATTTACGGCATGCACTTGATGATGCGGTGTTTGTGTCGGCGAAGACCGGGGAGGGGATCAAAGAACTGCATGCCAGGGTGGAGGTGTTCCTTAATACTCTTGATGTCCATGGGGTTTACCTCATCCCATTTACCCGAGGTGAGCTAGTAGCCAAATTGCACCAAGAGGCCACAGTGCTGGCGGAGGAATACACAGCCGACGGCACCAGGTTGGAAGTGCGTGCACCGCAGTCGGTGGCAGCGAGTTTGGCGGAGTTTGCTATTGATGGCCAAGATTCGACCGAAGCGTTGGCAACACCGGTTGATGCTGATGTTGATACCGATCCCGCAACGCAACACTAG
- the dapF gene encoding diaminopimelate epimerase, whose product MSTLPYALGHGTENDFVILLDADAEIDLTEDLVRALCDRRCGVGADGVLRAARAGALLAAGIIDEIPGDLSHDTWFMDYRNADGSIAGMCGNGVRVFAHFLLARGLESVRSFDVATRAGNRPVNIGECTDHFAEVTVDMGSPTVTGVSTCFLGQQEFAGLAIDAGNPHLACVVPGLDAAGLADLPVQQQFVVDETFFPDGVNVEIATTLNADGEMHMRVHERGAGETRACGTGTVAIAMAALADQGKTHGKVTVHEPGGTLQVTIYPNGRAELTGPSVLYAAGLVKTEALTVLQR is encoded by the coding sequence ATGAGCACACTTCCATATGCCTTGGGGCATGGCACCGAGAACGATTTTGTCATCCTGTTGGATGCGGATGCAGAAATCGATCTCACCGAAGATCTCGTGCGGGCGCTGTGCGACCGGCGTTGCGGGGTGGGTGCCGACGGCGTGCTCCGTGCCGCCCGCGCCGGAGCCCTCCTTGCGGCAGGTATCATCGACGAGATTCCCGGTGACCTGTCGCATGACACATGGTTTATGGACTATCGCAACGCTGACGGTTCCATTGCCGGAATGTGCGGCAACGGGGTGCGAGTATTTGCCCACTTTTTGCTGGCTCGAGGCCTGGAATCGGTGCGTTCTTTCGATGTGGCCACCAGGGCAGGTAATCGGCCGGTGAATATAGGCGAATGCACTGACCATTTCGCTGAAGTCACCGTCGATATGGGCAGCCCAACTGTAACGGGTGTTTCCACCTGTTTCTTGGGACAACAAGAATTTGCCGGGCTAGCAATTGATGCCGGCAATCCACATCTTGCTTGTGTTGTCCCGGGGCTTGATGCGGCAGGGCTTGCCGACTTACCGGTGCAACAACAGTTTGTGGTCGATGAAACATTTTTCCCGGACGGTGTGAACGTCGAGATTGCAACAACACTGAACGCCGACGGGGAGATGCATATGCGTGTGCATGAACGTGGTGCCGGGGAAACTCGGGCCTGCGGCACTGGCACGGTTGCCATCGCCATGGCTGCGTTAGCCGATCAGGGAAAAACACACGGCAAGGTCACTGTGCACGAACCTGGTGGCACGCTCCAGGTGACGATCTACCCCAACGGGCGAGCTGAACTCACCGGCCCTTCGGTGTTATACGCTGCCGGTTTGGTAAAAACCGAGGCCCTTACGGTGTTACAGCGCTAA
- the miaA gene encoding tRNA (adenosine(37)-N6)-dimethylallyltransferase MiaA has product MPWQHPTPIAVVGPTASGKSALAITLAKTLGGEIVNVDSMQCYRGMDIGTAKLAPGEREGIAHHLLDIWPVTMDASVADYQQRARATIEALMARNVCPIIVGGSMLYIQSLVDNWQFPPTDQQLRQQYYDLVDEIGIGAVHGLLASRDPAAAAIIESNDVRRTVRALEVIDLTGKPFSASKPPIGAPAEYGTVQLGLHTTNEWLHPRIVARTEQMFANGFVEEVRSLQQEAGLVRHSTAGRAIGYAQVMDMLAGQLSYEEAVERTIIATRQYVRRQRSWFHKDPRICWLDAAGNPGDQAVGLLQSGT; this is encoded by the coding sequence TTGCCGTGGCAGCATCCCACCCCGATTGCGGTGGTGGGGCCTACAGCAAGCGGGAAAAGTGCGCTGGCGATCACCTTGGCGAAAACGCTCGGTGGGGAGATTGTCAACGTTGATTCGATGCAATGCTATCGGGGGATGGATATCGGCACCGCCAAATTGGCTCCCGGCGAGCGGGAAGGGATTGCGCATCACCTGTTGGATATTTGGCCGGTGACAATGGATGCGTCTGTTGCCGACTATCAGCAGCGGGCACGGGCCACCATTGAGGCGTTGATGGCGCGGAATGTGTGTCCGATCATTGTCGGTGGTTCCATGCTGTATATCCAGTCGCTGGTGGATAATTGGCAGTTCCCGCCAACGGATCAGCAGCTGCGGCAGCAATATTACGATTTGGTTGATGAGATCGGCATCGGTGCGGTGCATGGTTTGCTTGCTTCCCGTGACCCTGCTGCGGCGGCGATTATTGAGTCGAATGATGTGCGCCGTACGGTTCGTGCCTTGGAAGTGATTGATCTCACGGGCAAGCCTTTTAGTGCTTCAAAACCGCCAATTGGGGCACCAGCCGAATATGGCACTGTTCAGCTGGGGCTGCACACCACCAACGAATGGCTGCATCCGCGGATTGTTGCGCGCACTGAGCAGATGTTTGCGAATGGTTTTGTCGAGGAAGTCCGCAGCCTGCAACAGGAAGCCGGGTTGGTTCGCCACTCCACAGCTGGCCGGGCGATCGGCTATGCCCAAGTGATGGATATGCTTGCCGGACAGCTCAGCTATGAGGAAGCAGTGGAACGCACGATTATCGCCACCCGGCAGTATGTGCGCCGGCAACGGTCGTGGTTTCACAAAGATCCCCGGATCTGTTGGCTAGATGCTGCGGGGAATCCCGGCGACCAGGCAGTCGGTCTACTACAATCTGGCACATGA
- a CDS encoding DUF349 domain-containing protein: MSNRPIPTPGPKPGKQASSGRVPVTPVVLPASNPADFGRVEADGEAYGTAVDGSEFHLGSYKAGSPEEGLAMYGKRFDDLACEVELFASRLASHPQEANHIKQQATQVQEQLPNQAVIGDLPRLAARLTEIIAACETTAAQQAELRAKQKQDGIARKTALADEAVELGEHSTEWKKTGDRFGAILQEWKTIRGIDRATDDKLWKRYSQARETFNRRRGAHFAELDRSRQQVARVKEDIIARAEALQDSTDWRETSAKFRDLMTEWKQAGRAQRDVDDKLWARFKQAQDRFFAARNADQQQRDEEFQANAAKKQALLDRYTPLIDPDHDLEGARKTLRELQDEWEAVGFVPRNQVREFEHKIRALEDKVAAAADAQWRRTDPEVQARVAQFVAKVEEFTAQAAQAEAKGNTAKAEQLRAQAAQWQQWADAAQQAVES; this comes from the coding sequence ATGAGCAACCGGCCAATCCCCACCCCAGGCCCCAAACCAGGCAAACAAGCTAGCAGTGGCCGAGTCCCTGTCACCCCGGTCGTTCTTCCCGCAAGCAACCCAGCCGATTTCGGTCGCGTCGAAGCCGACGGTGAAGCCTACGGCACCGCTGTTGACGGATCAGAGTTCCATCTTGGCTCCTATAAGGCCGGCAGCCCCGAAGAAGGCCTTGCCATGTACGGCAAACGCTTTGACGACCTGGCCTGTGAAGTAGAACTGTTTGCTAGCCGGCTGGCCAGCCATCCTCAAGAAGCCAATCACATCAAACAGCAAGCCACCCAGGTGCAAGAACAACTGCCCAACCAGGCAGTAATCGGCGACCTGCCGCGCCTTGCTGCCCGCCTCACCGAAATCATTGCTGCCTGCGAAACCACCGCCGCCCAGCAGGCTGAACTGCGCGCCAAGCAGAAGCAAGACGGCATCGCCCGGAAAACTGCCTTGGCCGACGAAGCAGTCGAACTCGGTGAACACTCCACCGAATGGAAGAAGACCGGCGACCGGTTTGGGGCAATCCTTCAGGAATGGAAAACTATCCGCGGCATCGACCGTGCCACCGACGACAAATTGTGGAAACGTTATTCGCAGGCACGTGAAACCTTCAACCGCCGCCGCGGCGCTCACTTCGCTGAGCTGGATCGTAGCCGTCAACAAGTTGCCCGCGTCAAAGAAGACATCATCGCACGCGCGGAAGCCCTGCAGGACTCCACTGACTGGCGGGAAACTAGCGCGAAATTCCGCGACCTGATGACCGAATGGAAACAAGCCGGCCGTGCCCAACGGGACGTTGATGACAAACTGTGGGCAAGGTTTAAGCAAGCCCAAGACCGATTCTTTGCCGCCCGCAATGCTGACCAGCAGCAGCGCGACGAGGAATTCCAGGCAAATGCCGCGAAGAAACAAGCACTTCTCGATCGCTACACCCCACTCATTGATCCGGATCATGACCTGGAAGGCGCCCGAAAAACCCTGCGTGAACTCCAGGATGAATGGGAAGCCGTAGGTTTCGTCCCCCGGAATCAGGTTCGCGAATTTGAACACAAAATCCGCGCGCTTGAAGACAAAGTTGCCGCCGCCGCGGATGCCCAGTGGCGGCGCACCGACCCCGAGGTGCAAGCCCGCGTCGCCCAGTTCGTCGCCAAAGTTGAAGAATTCACTGCCCAAGCAGCCCAAGCCGAAGCCAAAGGCAATACTGCGAAAGCTGAACAGCTTCGCGCCCAAGCTGCGCAATGGCAACAGTGGGCTGACGCTGCCCAACAGGCCGTCGAATCCTAA
- the miaB gene encoding tRNA (N6-isopentenyl adenosine(37)-C2)-methylthiotransferase MiaB: MPNVIEPETSTATSTNGIAPRTYEVRTFGCQMNVHDSERLAGLLEDAGYQPAGESVEPDLVVLNTCAVRENADMRLYGTLGSLKSVKERHPGMQIAVGGCLAQKDKAVVVEKAPWVDVVFGTHNIGSLPALLQRAEHNRKAQVEIVDALEQFPSVLPAKRESAYSGWVSVSVGCNNTCTFCIVPSLRGKEADRRPGDILAEVQALVEQGVVEVTLLGQNVNAYGVHFADPDLERDRSAFSKLLRACGEIEGLERVRFTSPHPAEFTDDVIDAMAETPNVCPQLHMPLQSGSDRILKEMRRSYRTKKFLTILEKVREKIPHAAITTDIIVGFPGETEEDFQATLDVVEQARFASAFTFQYSPRPGTPAATYPNQVPPEVVTERYGRLIALQERICLEENTRLIGTEQELLVQAGEQRKGKDRGRLAGRSRDGRLVHFAPHPANEGAIDRSIRPGDFVTVTITDAAPHFLLADSGVQTHRRTKAGDHHEAGQMPTTGQTGVGLGLPKIGQPATPPPTTGCGTGSC, encoded by the coding sequence ATGCCCAACGTGATTGAACCAGAGACATCGACCGCGACCAGCACCAACGGCATCGCCCCCCGCACCTATGAAGTGCGCACTTTTGGCTGCCAGATGAATGTTCACGACTCGGAACGGCTTGCAGGTCTGTTGGAAGATGCCGGGTATCAGCCAGCAGGGGAGTCGGTTGAACCTGATCTTGTAGTGCTGAACACTTGTGCTGTTCGCGAGAATGCTGACATGCGGCTGTATGGCACGTTGGGTTCTCTGAAAAGTGTCAAGGAACGCCATCCGGGCATGCAGATTGCCGTCGGCGGCTGTCTCGCGCAGAAAGATAAAGCTGTTGTCGTCGAGAAAGCGCCCTGGGTCGATGTGGTTTTTGGAACCCATAACATCGGTTCACTGCCTGCGTTGTTGCAACGAGCGGAACACAATCGCAAAGCTCAGGTTGAGATTGTTGACGCGTTAGAGCAGTTTCCGTCGGTGCTCCCAGCTAAACGCGAATCGGCTTATTCCGGTTGGGTGAGTGTGTCGGTTGGTTGTAACAACACCTGCACGTTTTGTATTGTCCCTTCGCTGCGGGGCAAGGAAGCTGATCGCCGACCGGGGGATATCCTGGCCGAGGTGCAGGCACTCGTCGAGCAAGGCGTGGTAGAGGTCACCTTGCTGGGGCAAAACGTGAATGCCTACGGTGTGCACTTTGCAGACCCTGATTTGGAACGTGATCGAAGCGCGTTTTCGAAGTTGCTGCGTGCCTGCGGAGAAATTGAAGGCTTAGAGCGGGTTCGTTTTACCTCCCCGCATCCTGCGGAATTTACTGATGATGTCATCGATGCGATGGCCGAAACACCCAATGTTTGTCCGCAGCTGCATATGCCGTTGCAGTCGGGTTCCGACCGGATTCTCAAAGAGATGCGGCGAAGCTACCGAACGAAGAAGTTCTTAACAATTTTGGAGAAGGTGCGGGAAAAGATTCCGCATGCCGCCATTACTACCGACATTATTGTGGGTTTCCCCGGCGAGACTGAGGAAGATTTTCAAGCAACCCTCGATGTGGTGGAACAAGCACGGTTTGCTTCGGCGTTTACGTTCCAATACAGCCCACGGCCGGGAACACCGGCAGCGACCTATCCTAACCAGGTGCCACCGGAGGTGGTGACCGAGCGTTATGGTCGACTCATTGCTTTACAGGAACGTATCTGCCTGGAGGAAAACACCCGGCTGATTGGCACAGAGCAGGAATTGCTCGTGCAGGCAGGTGAGCAGCGCAAAGGTAAGGATCGGGGTCGCTTAGCTGGACGGTCACGGGACGGTAGGCTCGTCCATTTTGCTCCTCATCCAGCGAACGAGGGTGCCATCGATCGGTCGATCCGACCTGGTGACTTTGTCACTGTCACAATCACTGATGCGGCGCCGCACTTTTTGCTGGCCGATAGCGGGGTGCAGACGCACCGCCGTACCAAGGCGGGTGACCATCACGAGGCAGGTCAAATGCCCACCACTGGTCAAACTGGTGTGGGGTTAGGGCTGCCAAAGATTGGCCAACCGGCAACACCGCCGCCTACGACCGGGTGTGGCACCGGTAGCTGCTAA
- a CDS encoding regulatory protein RecX, which produces MDAHHKSRKQDIVAKLSAAIAQIDEQPSFSAERVVEQHKAPVKQRALAILNARARSRYELQQRLIAAEFPPELVELVLDDFAQAGLLDDAAFANEWVRQRHERRGKSRSVLDQELREKGVASAIRAAALAQIDDDDERSIAEQLARKKARAITGKPVDFAEYQKLLRRIVGVLARRGFPSGVAMSVAKDALEQRLAELDT; this is translated from the coding sequence ATGGATGCACATCACAAATCTCGCAAGCAGGACATTGTCGCGAAGCTTTCTGCCGCGATTGCACAAATTGATGAACAACCCTCGTTTTCCGCCGAGCGAGTCGTCGAACAACACAAAGCACCGGTGAAACAGCGTGCACTGGCAATCCTCAATGCTCGAGCACGGTCGCGCTATGAGTTACAGCAGCGCCTTATTGCCGCAGAATTCCCACCGGAACTAGTGGAACTTGTCCTTGATGACTTTGCACAGGCTGGCCTTCTTGACGATGCTGCATTTGCCAATGAATGGGTGCGCCAACGACACGAGCGGCGTGGCAAAAGTCGCAGTGTGCTCGACCAAGAGCTTCGCGAAAAAGGGGTTGCATCAGCAATTCGCGCGGCAGCACTTGCCCAGATTGATGATGACGACGAGCGCAGTATTGCTGAACAACTCGCCCGAAAAAAGGCTCGCGCTATCACCGGGAAACCAGTCGACTTTGCGGAATATCAAAAACTGTTACGACGCATCGTCGGCGTGCTGGCTAGACGTGGCTTTCCCAGCGGGGTGGCTATGTCGGTAGCAAAAGATGCTCTGGAGCAGCGGCTCGCAGAGCTCGACACCTAG
- the recA gene encoding recombinase RecA produces the protein MPPKKKAVVQATTKENRQKALKDAMAMIEKDFGKGAVMMLGDDNRPPISSISSGNTAIDIALGIGGFPRGRIIEIYGPESSGKTTVALHAVAQAQKADGIAAFIDAEHALDPEYARKLGVDTDNLIVAQPDTGEQALEIADMLVRSGAIDIIVIDSVAALTPKAEIEGEMGDSHVGLQARLMSQALRKMTGALHNSGTTAIFINQLREKIGVMFGSPETTTGGKALKFYASVRCDVRRIQTLKDGQDAIGSRTKLKVVKNKVSPPFKIAEFDIIYGEGISRESSIIDLGVENGIIKKSGSWFTYNGDQLGQGKEKVRLYLKSTPELADEIEQKIFAKVGLIEDDDALTDDPIDVVPNVDFDDEDMED, from the coding sequence ATGCCTCCGAAGAAAAAGGCTGTTGTTCAAGCAACCACAAAGGAAAACCGCCAGAAGGCCTTGAAAGACGCCATGGCCATGATCGAGAAAGATTTTGGCAAGGGTGCGGTGATGATGTTGGGCGACGATAATCGTCCCCCGATTAGCTCCATTAGCTCGGGCAACACCGCGATCGATATTGCTCTAGGTATTGGTGGTTTCCCGCGCGGTCGCATTATTGAAATCTATGGTCCGGAATCCTCCGGTAAAACTACGGTTGCGCTGCATGCGGTTGCACAGGCACAAAAGGCTGATGGTATCGCCGCATTCATTGACGCAGAGCATGCGCTTGATCCTGAATACGCCCGCAAACTTGGTGTAGATACGGACAATCTCATTGTTGCTCAGCCTGATACTGGTGAGCAGGCACTTGAGATCGCCGACATGCTTGTCCGTTCCGGCGCTATCGACATTATTGTTATCGACTCGGTGGCTGCATTGACGCCTAAGGCTGAAATCGAAGGCGAGATGGGTGACTCCCATGTTGGTTTGCAGGCACGGTTGATGAGCCAAGCGCTGCGGAAGATGACTGGTGCTTTGCATAACTCCGGTACCACTGCGATTTTCATTAACCAGCTGCGTGAGAAAATTGGGGTGATGTTCGGGTCCCCAGAAACCACTACCGGTGGTAAGGCGCTGAAGTTCTACGCATCAGTGCGATGCGATGTTCGTCGGATCCAAACCCTGAAAGACGGTCAAGACGCGATTGGCTCGCGGACGAAACTCAAAGTGGTCAAAAATAAGGTGTCGCCGCCCTTTAAGATTGCAGAGTTTGACATTATCTACGGTGAGGGTATCTCCCGCGAGTCGTCCATTATCGATCTCGGCGTCGAAAATGGCATCATCAAAAAGTCCGGTTCGTGGTTTACTTATAACGGCGATCAGCTCGGTCAAGGTAAGGAAAAGGTTCGGCTCTATCTGAAGAGTACGCCTGAGCTTGCTGACGAAATTGAACAGAAGATTTTCGCTAAGGTGGGGTTGATCGAAGACGACGATGCGCTCACCGATGATCCCATCGATGTGGTGCCAAACGTCGACTTTGATGACGAAGATATGGAAGACTAG
- a CDS encoding DUF3046 domain-containing protein → MQETEFARLIEAEFGPYQGPFIVNNHVVREFGRTPKELLEQGEDLRQVWWALCDDFDIPEDRRLGPDE, encoded by the coding sequence GTGCAGGAAACCGAGTTTGCCCGGTTGATCGAGGCTGAATTCGGCCCGTATCAAGGGCCGTTCATTGTCAATAACCATGTGGTTCGAGAGTTTGGTCGCACGCCCAAAGAGCTTCTTGAACAGGGGGAGGATCTGCGACAAGTGTGGTGGGCGCTCTGTGACGATTTTGATATTCCCGAAGATCGTCGGCTAGGCCCAGACGAGTAG
- a CDS encoding biotin transporter BioY — MNDNSKTIVKDIAYSAVFAALIVALAFFSIPTAASVPIVLQNAAIILTGLILGPRRGTYAIILFFLLGLIGLPILAGGRPLLPALAGPTVGYLVGYLLTPFVAGIISAGATLARVRLFVFLALGGVAALLTQYGLGVAGLMLRADQSLKAALTAQIPFLPVDAAKLAAVIVIAFGVHLALPHLRGFKPVAITA, encoded by the coding sequence GTGAACGATAACAGCAAAACCATAGTCAAGGACATCGCCTACTCTGCGGTGTTCGCCGCACTCATCGTGGCACTTGCGTTCTTCAGCATCCCAACTGCCGCGTCGGTGCCAATCGTGTTGCAAAACGCCGCCATCATTCTCACCGGACTTATCTTAGGTCCACGTCGGGGAACCTATGCGATTATCTTGTTCTTCCTGCTAGGCCTCATCGGCTTGCCAATTCTTGCCGGTGGACGTCCTCTCCTGCCTGCACTGGCCGGGCCGACCGTCGGCTACTTGGTGGGATATCTCCTCACCCCGTTTGTCGCCGGGATTATCTCTGCTGGGGCAACCCTTGCTCGTGTTCGGCTCTTCGTTTTCCTTGCACTCGGCGGTGTAGCAGCGCTGCTTACCCAATACGGTCTAGGTGTAGCTGGGCTGATGTTGCGCGCCGATCAAAGCCTCAAGGCGGCGCTCACCGCACAAATCCCATTCTTGCCGGTTGATGCAGCAAAACTCGCCGCGGTTATTGTCATCGCTTTCGGTGTGCACCTTGCCCTCCCCCATCTGCGCGGATTCAAACCTGTTGCTATCACCGCTTAA